A portion of the Clostridium gelidum genome contains these proteins:
- a CDS encoding ethanolamine ammonia-lyase reactivating factor EutA, producing MLKNEIYSIGVDIGTSTTEVIVSKLKIKNILSSSLIEETVIEDKEIIYKSPIVFTPLLDEVTIDFIKIKDIVSEAIKLSKVEKSNISTGAVIITGETARKENASEVSKNLSEYLGDFIVATAGPKLESLLAGYGSGACDISKKLNRRIINLDIGGGTTNVSIFNCGECEQTFALDIGGRLIKFDYEGKVSYISKRIEFLIEDMNINIKSGKKVELKELEIICKKLAKSLLEVCCLKQLCEDTRRLFISEEFEPFKVDYISFSGGVGEYIGETYENIQAKDILKHDDIGHLLGACISKEFENYKEMLVSPKEKIRATVIGAGNHSLTISGSTIAFDKCILPLKNIPIIKLFDKEEKLNEIYLLGKKKLGMYEDTTVAISLIGPKSPSYEETKVIANEIIKLFEETNGPIIVVLENDFAKALGQVISLSLNKKREVICIDKISTRNGDYIDIGLPMGNSIPVVIKTLIYNC from the coding sequence ATTTTAAAAAATGAAATATATAGTATAGGCGTTGATATTGGGACATCAACAACTGAAGTTATAGTCAGTAAATTAAAGATTAAAAATATTTTGAGTTCTTCATTAATTGAGGAAACAGTAATTGAAGACAAAGAAATAATATATAAAAGTCCTATTGTATTTACTCCTCTTTTAGATGAAGTCACTATAGATTTTATAAAGATTAAGGATATTGTTTCAGAAGCTATTAAACTAAGTAAAGTAGAAAAAAGTAATATATCTACAGGAGCAGTGATTATAACCGGAGAAACCGCAAGAAAAGAAAATGCCAGTGAAGTATCAAAAAATCTTTCAGAGTACTTAGGAGATTTTATTGTAGCAACAGCTGGACCTAAGCTTGAATCATTACTTGCTGGATATGGTTCTGGTGCCTGTGATATTTCAAAAAAACTTAATAGGAGAATAATAAATCTTGATATTGGAGGAGGAACAACTAATGTATCTATATTCAACTGTGGTGAATGTGAGCAAACTTTTGCATTAGATATTGGTGGAAGGCTTATAAAGTTTGATTATGAAGGAAAAGTCAGTTATATTTCAAAAAGAATTGAATTTCTCATAGAGGATATGAACATTAATATTAAAAGTGGAAAAAAGGTTGAATTAAAAGAGCTAGAGATTATATGCAAGAAATTAGCAAAGAGCTTATTAGAAGTTTGTTGCTTAAAACAATTGTGTGAAGATACAAGAAGATTATTTATAAGCGAAGAATTCGAGCCATTCAAAGTTGATTATATAAGTTTCTCAGGTGGAGTAGGAGAATATATAGGTGAAACTTATGAAAATATTCAAGCTAAAGACATATTAAAACATGATGATATTGGACATCTACTCGGAGCATGTATAAGTAAGGAATTTGAAAATTATAAAGAAATGTTAGTATCACCTAAGGAAAAAATAAGAGCAACAGTAATTGGTGCAGGAAATCATTCTCTAACAATAAGTGGTAGCACAATAGCTTTTGATAAATGCATATTACCACTTAAAAATATACCTATAATTAAATTGTTTGACAAAGAAGAAAAGTTAAATGAGATATATTTACTAGGAAAGAAAAAGCTTGGTATGTATGAGGATACTACAGTTGCAATTTCACTTATAGGACCTAAGAGTCCAAGCTATGAAGAAACAAAGGTAATTGCAAATGAAATAATAAAGCTTTTTGAAGAAACTAATGGACCAATAATTGTTGTTTTAGAAAATGATTTTGCAAAAGCACTCGGACAAGTAATTTCTTTAAGTTTAAATAAGAAAAGAGAAGTTATATGCATAGATAAAATATCTACAAGAAATGGAGATTATATTGATATAGGATTGCCAATGGGTAATTCAATACCAGTAGTTATAAAAACTTTGATATATAATTGTTAA
- a CDS encoding TNT domain-containing protein, which translates to MTDMERTQYILNNSDLSIGEVQEYLDINYAFDTNVGDTFRSEGIIEANKDITIPRSKDYLNSKGRIDYSVVPPDGYAIDATTGKLLKDEIKENLTGVNRVYDRYGSEFGSYMSPVGGTPTTFEQRALATVQDETTHHYYEEIGNLADIEGDINKASLTATRKAELLTKLHDNGGITYEGKIAPGYNQIGGGIQTQTPLIVKELIEIGTLRKIR; encoded by the coding sequence ATGACAGATATGGAACGTACACAATATATATTAAATAATTCAGATTTATCTATTGGTGAAGTACAAGAATATTTAGATATTAACTACGCATTTGATACTAATGTAGGCGATACATTTCGCTCAGAAGGAATTATTGAAGCTAATAAAGATATAACAATACCTCGTTCCAAAGATTATTTGAATAGTAAAGGAAGAATTGATTATTCTGTTGTTCCTCCAGATGGATATGCTATAGATGCAACAACAGGAAAATTGTTAAAGGATGAAATTAAGGAAAATTTGACTGGCGTTAATCGAGTTTATGATAGATATGGTTCTGAATTTGGAAGCTATATGTCACCAGTAGGTGGAACACCTACAACTTTTGAACAAAGAGCATTAGCAACAGTACAAGATGAGACAACACATCACTATTATGAGGAGATAGGAAATTTAGCTGATATTGAAGGAGACATTAATAAAGCATCATTAACTGCAACAAGAAAGGCTGAATTATTAACAAAATTACATGATAATGGAGGTATAACATATGAGGGCAAAATAGCTCCAGGATATAATCAAATAGGTGGAGGAATTCAAACACAGACACCATTAATTGTAAAAGAGTTAATTGAAATAGGTACGCTTAGAAAAATACGTTAA